One segment of Primulina tabacum isolate GXHZ01 chromosome 6, ASM2559414v2, whole genome shotgun sequence DNA contains the following:
- the LOC142549560 gene encoding uncharacterized protein LOC142549560, producing MRLCCYVTCVGREHMGYFFSCHQCHFWIHQDCALLPILVKVEEHPHHLSLFYSAAALSDLYINDLKCLFCGEMALKRIGLYYCLICDVIAHVDCTSSHMKDSGAVLHLPTILDDTFPSLIMRTRVKELAIKESNSKDMLEKYHAHSLVLTDGSTAQESICNACVKPISPPYYNCSAQSECNFLLHKFCADLPFSIKHSLFNEPDPGSLASTIWDGFFRLFECYRCGKYNNGIGYTFSGARDVDIDCAFSPIIIKHDSHDQHPLILIQYRVRDAHISCCGKIKTYDYSYHCSVCKWAIHIDCARLPKTVTHKFDKHPLTLTYASSNSQHHSDDHLCEFCEEYIDPKYWFYHCTECDQSFHVNCIPSTGEYSGIKFGGTMKVPCHSDHPLTLVRTMSVCSQTCGYCHEIIQGFEDGVALHCADCDFWIHLVCGYRSSGAIVPYCEELNPFLLDQEYSVF from the exons ATGAGGCTTTGCTGCTATGTCACATGTGTTGGGAGAGAACATATGGGCTATTTCTTCTCATGTCACCAATGCCATTTTTGGATTCACCAGGATTGTGCCTTGTTGCCCATCTTAGTGAAAGTGGAAGAGCATCCTCACCATCTCTCCCTCTTTTATTCTGCTGCAGCCTTGTCAGACCTCTATATTAATGATCTCAAATGTCTATTTTGTGGAGAAATGGCCTTAAAAAGGATTGGACTTTATTATTGTTTGATTTGCGACGTTATCGCTCACGTGGATTGCACATCATCACATATGAAGGACTCGG GTGCAGTACTTCATCTGCCGACGATATTAGACGATACATTTCCGAGTTTGATAATGCGTACAAGAGTGAAGGAGTTGGCTATAAAGGAGAGCAATTCTAAGGACATGTTGGAAAAGTATCACGCTCATTCTTTGGTCTTGACAGATGGCAGTACTGCACAGGAATCAATCTGCAACGCATGCGTTAAGCCCATTTCACCTCCATATTACAATTGCAGTGCTCAATCTGAATGCAATTTTCTCCTCCACAAATTTTGTGCAGATTTGCCCTTTTCTATCAAACACTCATTATTCAACGAACCAGACCCAGGCAGCCTAGCTTCTACAATATGGGATGGATTCTTTCGATTGTTTGAGTGTTATCGCTGCGGAAAGTACAACAACGGAATTGGATACACATTTAGCGGTGCGAGAGATGTTGATATTGATTGTGCCTTTTCTCCGATAATCATCAAGCATGACTCACACGACCAACACCCGCTTATACTAATTCAATATCGTGTTCGTGACGCACATATATCATGTTGTggtaaaataaaaacatatgaCTATTCATACCACTGTAGTGTATGTAAATGGGCCATACACATTGATTGCGCTCGTCTTCCTAAAACAGTCACCCACAAATTCGATAAACATCCCCTCACTCTAACATATGCATCTTCTAATTCCCAACACCACTCCGATGACCACCTTTGCGAATTCTGTGAAGAATACATTGATCCCAAATATTGGTTCTATCATTGTACCGAATGTGACCAGTCATTCCATGTTAACTGCATTCCTTCAACAGGGGAATATTCAGGAATCAAGTTTGGTGGAACTATGAAAGTTCCTTGTCACAGTGATCATCCATTGACTTTGGTAAGAACGATGAGTGTTTGCAGCCAAACCTGTGGATATTGCCACGAAATCATCCAGGGCTTTGAAGATGGGGTGGCCTTACACTGCGCAGACTGTGATTTTTGGATTCATTTAGTTTGTGGATATCGATCTTCTGGTGCAATTGTTCCATATTGCGAGGAACTGAATCCCTTTTTGTTAGATCAGGAGTATTCTGTTTTTTAA
- the LOC142549563 gene encoding alternative NAD(P)H-ubiquinone oxidoreductase C1, chloroplastic/mitochondrial isoform X3 produces MNLHLVITRGLIRARDQGCAYWEVDLEVYTLRYDWSHLIGLMGRNHRCFLLTNQTALSLSHYCMSFSQEDFLIAEVEEWEIAPRFSELLSNTAVQFFKDRVQSIHPTDHLGMNGISASVSAGVVHLQSGLLVEYDWLVLAVGGEPKVDTTPGAIEYALPFSTLEDARRVNEKLTALERKYFAKETPIHVTVVGCGYSGIELAATISERLQARGVIQAINAGKIILPDAPPGNRESALKVLSTRNVKLLLGYFVRCISKDGEFGDSREPTKFEAVQDVIENHNNEKLILELQPAERGMRKQVVETDMVLWTVGSKSLLPQLELDVQTYLPLNGRGQAETDETLRVKGHPRIFALGDSSAVRNRKGKLLPDTAQVAFQQADFAGWNIWAAINGRPLLPFRYQNLGEMMTLGRYDAAVSPSFIEGLTLDGHVGHTARKLAYLLRLPTDKHRLKVGISWLAKSAVESTALLQNNLTKMLSGL; encoded by the exons GTGTTTCTTGTTGACCAATCAGACCGCTTTGTCTTTAAGCCATTATTGTATGAGCTTCTCTCAGGAG GATTTCCTGATTGCAGAAGTGGAAGAATGGGAAATAGCTCCTCGTTTCTCCGAGTTGCTCTCAAACACAGCTGTGCAATTTTTCAAAGACAGGGTGCAATCCATACATCCCACTGATCATTTAGGGATGAATGGAATTTCAGCTTCTGTGTCAGCGGGGGTGGTTCATCTTCAAAGTGGTCTCCTTGTTGAATATGACTG GTTGGTACTTGCTGTTGGGGGTGAACCAAAAGTTGATACTACACCAGGTGCAATCGAGTATGCATTACCTTTTTCCACCCTTGAGGATGCTCGT AGAGTTAATGAGAAGCTAACAGCTTTGGAGCGTAAATACTTTGCTAAGGAGACTCCAATCCATGTTACTGTTGTAGGATGTGGGTACTCTGGAATTGAGTTGGCTGCCACTATATCCGAAAGACTGCAAGCTAGAGGAGTTATACAGGCTATTAACGCTGGAAAAATTATCTTGCCAGATGCACCACCTGGAAACAGGGAATCCGCATTAAAA GTTCTATCAACCAGAAATGTTAAGCTTTTGTTGGGTTACTTTGTCCGTTGTATAAGCAAAGATGGCGAGTTTGGGGATTCACGTGAACCCACAAAATTTGAAGCTGTTCAAGATGTGatagaaaatcataataatgaGAAACTTATTTTGGAGTTGCAGCCTGCTGAAAGGGGCATGCGAAAACAAGTTGTTGAAACGGACATGGTTTTGTGGACTGTCGGGTCTAAATCTCTACTTCCTCAGCTAGAACTTGATGTTCAAACTTATCTTCCTCTTAATGGCAGAGGACAAGCAGAAACAGATGAAACTCTTCGTGTTAAGGGTCACCCACGTATATTTGCTCTTGGCGACTCTTCTGCTGTACGGAATAGGAAAGGAAAATTGCTTCCTGATACGGCTCAG GTAGCATTCCAGCAGGCAGATTTTGCAGGTTGGAATATATGGGCTGCGATAAATGGCCGGCCTCTTTTGCCATTTAG GTATCAGAATCTAGGCGAGATGATGACTCTGGGTAGATATGATGCTGCCGTTTCGCCAAGCTTTATTGAGGGGCTGACCTTAGACGGCCATGTCGGTCACACTG CCCGCAAGTTGGCCTATTTACTCAGATTGCCAACAGACAAGCATCGTTTAAAAGTTGGGATCAGTTGGCTTGCTAAGTCTGCTGTGGAGTCTACTGCATTGCTGCAGAATAACTTAACCAAAATGCTTTCTGGACTGTAA